A genomic region of Gemmata massiliana contains the following coding sequences:
- a CDS encoding DUF1549 and DUF1553 domain-containing protein, whose amino-acid sequence MRFLLPALASLLCLSPVASAADLRVFPSEVVLGGPNRTQQLFVIEEEGARAVRDVTALVRYASTQAPIGSAVKVDAKGLVTAVSGGESIVTITYGDRRVNVTCKVGADAPSTPNFRNHIIPILTRTGCNAGACHGALAGKGGMKLSLRGYDPETDWFVLTRQALARRVDLTKPADSLLLKKAVRGVPHSGGERFTEESVHYKTLLAWLQAGAPGPKPTDAELERLEVFPPAILVKPGGPKINFQVRVRAIYSDGASEDVTNLARFGSSEELVARVAEDGLVTPVGNGEAAVTVGFGTKVATLTITAPYPNELKSGAPAKQNNFVDEHVNQKLQLLRLPASEPCTDAEFIRRVYLDSCGILPTADEVAAFLKDTDAKKRAKLIDKLLDHPAFVDYWTHKWSDLLLVSTRKLPQPAMWAFYRSVRQSVADNKPWDKFARDVLTASGSSLTNGGGNYFVLHKDVSALAESTSITFLGTSIGCAKCHNHPLEKWTQDQYWAFANLFARVGLKNGDRGGEVLVQSQTEGDALHLRKGVAMSPTPLDGKPLPADSPVARRTYFTDWLTAPTNPYFAKSLVNRVWKNYMGRGLVEAEDDLRETNPPSNAALFTALADDFVKNKYDVKHLMRTILNSAAYQRSSKPLKENAADDRFYSRYLVRRLPGEVILDAYSDLTGVATPFDKITSAAGDATSPIGSYPRGTRAVQVPDSLATSQFLDAFGRAERVQTCACERTSDASVTQALHLNNGYTLNDKLRDPNSVVAKWIAEKLKDEEIVDRVFLAGLSRKPTEAEQKKFLDILADGSKDGAQSRRETIEDFVWAVLTGREFLFNH is encoded by the coding sequence ATGCGGTTCCTCCTCCCCGCTCTCGCTTCTCTGCTGTGCCTTTCGCCGGTTGCTTCGGCGGCGGACTTGCGCGTGTTCCCGTCCGAGGTCGTGCTCGGTGGGCCGAACCGGACGCAGCAACTGTTCGTCATCGAAGAAGAGGGCGCGCGAGCCGTGCGCGACGTGACCGCGCTGGTCCGGTACGCTTCGACTCAAGCCCCAATCGGCTCCGCCGTTAAAGTGGACGCGAAGGGACTCGTTACTGCCGTGAGTGGCGGCGAGTCTATCGTCACGATCACCTACGGCGACAGACGGGTCAACGTGACTTGCAAGGTGGGCGCTGATGCTCCCAGTACGCCGAACTTCCGCAATCACATCATTCCGATACTCACGCGGACCGGGTGCAACGCGGGCGCCTGCCACGGTGCGCTCGCGGGGAAAGGCGGGATGAAACTGTCGCTCCGCGGGTACGACCCGGAAACCGACTGGTTCGTGCTCACGCGACAGGCGCTCGCCCGGCGCGTCGACCTCACCAAGCCGGCCGACAGCCTGTTGCTGAAAAAGGCCGTGCGCGGGGTGCCCCACAGCGGGGGCGAGCGCTTCACGGAAGAATCGGTCCATTACAAGACGCTGCTCGCGTGGCTCCAGGCCGGTGCGCCCGGTCCCAAACCCACCGATGCGGAACTCGAGCGCCTCGAAGTGTTCCCGCCCGCGATTCTCGTGAAGCCCGGTGGTCCCAAGATCAACTTCCAGGTTCGGGTGCGGGCGATCTACTCCGACGGCGCCAGCGAGGACGTAACCAATCTGGCGCGGTTCGGATCGAGCGAAGAACTCGTGGCCCGCGTTGCGGAAGACGGACTCGTCACGCCGGTGGGGAACGGTGAAGCGGCGGTCACGGTCGGGTTCGGTACGAAGGTCGCCACGCTCACGATTACCGCGCCGTACCCCAACGAACTCAAGTCCGGCGCGCCTGCAAAGCAGAACAACTTCGTTGACGAGCACGTGAACCAGAAGTTGCAGCTCCTGCGCCTCCCGGCATCGGAACCGTGTACCGACGCGGAGTTCATCCGTCGCGTGTACCTCGATTCGTGCGGCATCCTGCCCACGGCCGACGAGGTCGCGGCGTTCCTGAAGGACACCGACGCGAAGAAGCGCGCGAAGCTCATCGACAAACTGCTCGATCACCCCGCGTTCGTCGATTACTGGACGCACAAGTGGTCCGATCTCTTGCTCGTTTCGACCCGCAAATTACCGCAACCCGCGATGTGGGCCTTCTACCGATCGGTGCGGCAGAGTGTCGCGGACAACAAGCCGTGGGACAAGTTCGCACGCGACGTCCTCACGGCGAGCGGGAGCTCGCTCACCAACGGCGGTGGGAACTACTTCGTGCTCCACAAGGACGTGAGCGCGCTGGCCGAATCGACCTCGATCACGTTCCTCGGTACGTCCATCGGCTGCGCGAAGTGCCACAACCACCCGCTGGAGAAATGGACCCAGGACCAGTATTGGGCCTTCGCGAACCTGTTCGCGCGCGTGGGGCTGAAGAACGGCGATCGCGGGGGCGAGGTGCTCGTGCAGAGCCAGACCGAGGGCGACGCGCTGCACCTTCGCAAGGGTGTCGCGATGTCCCCCACGCCCCTTGATGGCAAGCCGCTCCCCGCGGATTCGCCCGTCGCCCGTCGAACGTACTTCACCGACTGGCTCACGGCGCCGACCAACCCGTACTTTGCGAAATCACTCGTGAACCGCGTCTGGAAGAACTACATGGGGCGCGGGCTGGTGGAGGCCGAAGACGACTTGCGAGAAACGAACCCGCCGAGCAACGCGGCGCTGTTCACCGCGCTCGCGGACGACTTCGTGAAGAACAAGTACGACGTCAAGCACCTCATGCGCACGATCCTGAACTCGGCCGCGTACCAGCGCTCGTCGAAGCCGCTGAAGGAGAACGCCGCGGACGATCGGTTCTACTCGCGCTACTTGGTGCGGCGATTGCCGGGCGAGGTGATCCTCGATGCGTACTCCGACCTCACCGGGGTGGCGACGCCGTTCGACAAGATCACGTCGGCCGCGGGCGACGCGACTTCGCCCATCGGTTCGTACCCGCGCGGCACGCGCGCGGTGCAGGTGCCGGACTCACTCGCCACGTCGCAGTTCCTCGACGCCTTCGGGCGCGCGGAGCGCGTCCAGACGTGTGCGTGCGAGCGCACCTCCGACGCCAGCGTCACGCAGGCGCTTCACCTGAATAACGGTTACACCCTCAATGACAAGCTGCGCGATCCGAATTCCGTCGTCGCCAAGTGGATCGCGGAGAAGCTAAAAGACGAGGAAATTGTGGACCGCGTGTTCCTGGCCGGGTTGAGCCGGAAGCCGACCGAGGCCGAACAGAAGAAGTTTTTGGACATTCTCGCGGACGGATCGAAGGACGGGGCACAATCTCGTCGCGAGACGATCGAAGACTTTGTATGGGCGGTCCTGACAGGCCGCGAGTTCCTGTTCAATCATTGA
- a CDS encoding DUF1501 domain-containing protein — translation MIRLDADRPATFCDGLSRRDFLHAGAIAPLGLTLSELQRAKAANGKDTDVNCIMLFLVGGPSQLDTWDMKPNAPAEVRGPFKPVQTNAVGMQISEIFPKMAKHADKFSLIRSVYHTATAVHDTGHQMMQTGRLFTGGVEHPHIGCALGYLKGGRGELPAHVLLPKPIGRTGGNLPHGHTAGYLGKPHDPFILNADPNAPGFKVPDLLPPEYVSAIRAERRQKLRDAVDGATDVFEKNAQSKQLDDNFKLAYKLMSSEKARNAFALEKEPEKTKDRYGRTRFGQSCLMARRLIEAGVRFVTVNMFETVFDEVTWDIHGSKPFTDIVQMSKEVAPNFDAAYTALLEDLSERGLLSNTMVVALGEFGRTPKVNPAGGRDHHPGAWSIVIGGGPLKGGVVVGETDELGYAPKSRPVTPGEVAATLYKGLGLDPHKELPGPQNRPMPMVDYGLKPINELF, via the coding sequence GTGATCCGGTTAGACGCTGACCGCCCCGCTACGTTCTGTGACGGCCTCTCGCGACGGGACTTTTTACACGCCGGCGCGATCGCCCCGCTCGGCCTGACGCTGTCCGAACTGCAACGCGCGAAAGCCGCGAACGGCAAAGACACCGACGTGAACTGCATCATGCTGTTCCTCGTCGGCGGACCGAGCCAGCTCGATACGTGGGACATGAAACCAAACGCGCCGGCGGAAGTGCGCGGGCCGTTCAAGCCCGTTCAGACGAACGCGGTGGGGATGCAGATCAGTGAGATCTTCCCCAAAATGGCAAAGCACGCCGACAAGTTCTCTCTGATCCGGAGCGTGTACCACACGGCGACCGCGGTCCACGACACCGGTCACCAGATGATGCAAACGGGCCGGCTCTTTACCGGCGGCGTGGAACACCCCCACATCGGTTGCGCGCTCGGCTACCTGAAGGGTGGCCGCGGAGAACTTCCCGCACACGTCCTGCTGCCCAAACCCATCGGGCGCACCGGCGGGAACTTGCCGCACGGTCACACAGCCGGCTACCTCGGTAAGCCCCACGATCCGTTCATCCTGAACGCGGACCCGAACGCGCCCGGCTTCAAGGTGCCGGACCTGCTCCCGCCCGAATACGTTTCTGCGATTCGAGCCGAGCGCCGGCAGAAGTTGCGCGACGCGGTCGACGGCGCGACGGACGTGTTCGAGAAGAACGCCCAGTCCAAGCAACTCGACGACAACTTCAAGCTCGCGTACAAGCTGATGTCGAGCGAGAAGGCCCGTAACGCATTCGCACTGGAGAAGGAACCCGAGAAGACGAAGGACCGCTACGGGCGCACGCGCTTCGGGCAGTCGTGCCTAATGGCCCGGCGGCTCATTGAAGCCGGGGTGCGGTTTGTCACGGTGAATATGTTCGAGACGGTGTTCGATGAGGTGACGTGGGACATCCACGGCTCGAAGCCGTTCACGGACATCGTGCAGATGTCGAAGGAGGTCGCCCCGAACTTCGACGCCGCGTACACGGCGCTACTCGAAGACCTGAGCGAGCGCGGGTTGCTCTCGAACACGATGGTGGTGGCGCTGGGCGAGTTCGGGCGCACCCCGAAGGTGAACCCGGCCGGCGGGCGCGACCACCACCCCGGCGCGTGGTCGATCGTCATCGGCGGCGGGCCGCTGAAGGGCGGCGTGGTGGTCGGTGAGACGGACGAACTCGGTTACGCCCCGAAGTCGCGCCCGGTCACCCCGGGTGAGGTCGCGGCGACGCTCTACAAGGGATTGGGACTCGATCCGCACAAGGAACTCCCCGGCCCGCAGAACCGGCCGATGCCGATGGTCGATTACGGCCTGAAGCCGATCAACGAACTGTTCTGA